CTCTCCGGGAAATGGGCTTCAGCTTGGATGAAATCAAGCAGGTTCAGGGCGGCGTTCCGGAAAAAGAATTACTCCAGAAAAAAAGATTGGAGATCATTAAAAAGATAGCCACTGAAACCCTGCGTCTCTCTCAGGTGGAATCTTATCTGCTTAAAAATGATGAAGAAGCTGGCGGATACCATGTCATTCTGAAGGAACTGCCTCAAGTTATTGTGGCATCGATGCGCACCATGATTCCCGGATATGACGCACTTTTTGATATTATTCCCCCCATGGGGGCCGAAATGGAACGACTCGGTTGTAGCTGCGCCGTTCCTGAATATTGCTTTAATATTTATCATGATGGCGAATACCGCGAAACAGATGTCGATGTCGAAATCTGTGAAGCGGTCACTGAAATAAAAGCGGATTCGGAGATGGTGACGTTCAAAGTCATCGAACGCGTGGAAAATGCCGCCTGTGTACTTCATAAAGGCCCTTATGAGAGTTTCCCCAAAGCCTATAACGCGGTTCTAAAATGGGTTGAAGATAATGGTTATGAAATTATCGACAACCCTCGGGAATCTTACATTGATGGGATCTGGAATAAAGATTCCACCGCAGACTGGTTAACGGAGATTCAGTTTCCAATTAAGAAACGCAACTGAGCTTTTCTCCAGTGTTTATTAAAGAAAGCATGATAAAATAGGGTCTTAATCTTGTCTCAACCGATTGGAGCTGCGAAATGAAAAAAGACCTGATCCTAATCAAACAATTGATAATTCTTGAAAAACACGAGCAGAAGTTTTTAAACCAGGACGATCATCCTTTTCTAAAATCTAATATTACCCCGATGGTCAATAAAATCCAAACCAAAATACCAGAAAAATTACAAGCAACACTTGATAAGGCTTTCTATCTGGGCTTTCATTTGGTCTTTGAAAAAGGCAATCCCATTATTGAAAAAACCTATCATAAAGAAACGATCGAAATGGAATATGATTTAAATAATTATGCGATTGAAAAACACCTGAATAAAAAACATCTAAAAAAGTTAGACCGCTCATCTAAACATTCTAAAACCATCAACGAATCCATTGCCGCGATTGAAGGTGGTGTTCTGGGTTTATTAGGGATTGGACTCCCCGATATTCCGTTGTTTCTCGGTGTCATCATCAAAACCATCAATGAGATTGCTTTGTCCTATGGCTATTCTTATACTTCTGATGAAGAAAAAGCATACATGCTTTTTCTCATCTGCGCCGTGATGACCAAAAATGACCAACGAAAAGCTTATGATCAAATAATCGAAGATTTAGGCCAGACTATTGATACCCAAACCCAACCTGACATTGATTTGGATCGCATTATGAAGGAAACTTCTGATCTTTTATCCAATACGCT
This is a stretch of genomic DNA from Acetobacterium woodii DSM 1030. It encodes these proteins:
- a CDS encoding MerR family transcriptional regulator, whose product is MNETDQCERQENTSYYKIGLFSKMNRVTIKTLRHYDEIGLLPPAFIEKFTGYRYYTSAQLPILHQILALREMGFSLDEIKQVQGGVPEKELLQKKRLEIIKKIATETLRLSQVESYLLKNDEEAGGYHVILKELPQVIVASMRTMIPGYDALFDIIPPMGAEMERLGCSCAVPEYCFNIYHDGEYRETDVDVEICEAVTEIKADSEMVTFKVIERVENAACVLHKGPYESFPKAYNAVLKWVEDNGYEIIDNPRESYIDGIWNKDSTADWLTEIQFPIKKRN
- a CDS encoding EcsC family protein, whose product is MKKDLILIKQLIILEKHEQKFLNQDDHPFLKSNITPMVNKIQTKIPEKLQATLDKAFYLGFHLVFEKGNPIIEKTYHKETIEMEYDLNNYAIEKHLNKKHLKKLDRSSKHSKTINESIAAIEGGVLGLLGIGLPDIPLFLGVIIKTINEIALSYGYSYTSDEEKAYMLFLICAVMTKNDQRKAYDQIIEDLGQTIDTQTQPDIDLDRIMKETSDLLSNTLLTAKFIQGLPLVGVIGGVVNPLMINKIGKYARIKYKKRYLLAKLNMDVSDPIDHF